A region of the Halalkalibaculum roseum genome:
GTAAAAAAGCCCCGAACATTGCCGCTCCACCTGCTTTACCCAGCTGATTAATAAACTTTCTTCTGCTGTACATAACACAAACCTCCATCCCGTTTTTGTTTAAGGTGTTACTATACAAACAAGTTATCGTAGAAAAGAAAAAAAGCAACCGATGAGCGGTGCTCCTTAATCCCTAAGTCTATTACAAAAAACTAACACCATTTTACTTTGAATATAGACTGATTTTATTATTATATAGTAGGCCTAAAAAATTTAGCAAAGTGAGAAGATGACTATGATATTCAATAAAGAAAACGGCTTTTTGTCTATATTTCTAATACTATTACTCTTATCTCTTAACCTGAATGAAAGTAAGGCCGGACCCTTTTCAAAGACTCTTCCAGACGGCACTTTAAGCCTGCAGGATTCCCTCACTTACGCAAAATATGAGAGCAATCTAAATTCCCTATCCGACTATTTGAATAAAGACGGACTTCAGATTAGCGAACTGTTCAAAGATCCCCGTTTTGAAATATATGAAGAGATAGGAGATCGTTTTCGAAAATCAGCCGAACGCAAATCGCGCGGTATAGATGAGTACAAACGTATTTTGGGTTTTGACGTGAAGAGCAAGAAGATCGCAGAATTCATTGACGCAAATCATGATCAGCTCAAAAAAGCGGAAGAAACTTATGGTATACCTAAATATGTCATTTCCGCTATTATAGGTATAGAATCCGACTACGGAAGAAACATCGGCAGTTATAATCCTTTCAATGCATACGTTTCCATGTATGTGGTGGATTACAGGGAAGACTTTGCCAGGGCCCAGCTCAAAGAACTATTAGAGTTTGTACAGCGAAACGATATCGATGTATTTGAGCTCAAATCAAGCTATGCGGGTGCCATGTCATACGGACAGTTTATTCCATATTCCATTAATAAATGGTTCGTTGGAGATGACATTTTTGATATGAATAACAATATCATGTCTGTAGCAAACTACCTGGCCTACTTCAAGGAACGAACCGGAAGTCTCGAAAAAGCCGTTTTACGCTACAATCCCAGTAGCCTGTATACGCGCGCCGTTCTCGATCTCGCCAAAGAGGCAGAAAAAGGCTTCACTGCCGGCCAATAGACCTGGCAGTTAACCAATATTTTCAAATGCTACGAGCTGGACGCTCGCAGCATGGTGGTATGGTCTTTATAGCGTTCGTAAATTTATCTGCACCTTATCTTTTTTAGCCTATGGCAATCCGCGGCTTAAATAGATGATCTCAAATATAAAATAGTGCGAGCGTCCGCCTATTACTTTTGGACAACATTCAATAGCGCTTATTCTCCCACCAACTTATTGCAATCGTGAATTATATTTAAAACCGATTTATTCCCATCTGTACAAATCTGCGGCCAAATAAAAAGCCCCACTCCCTAAAAGAGAGTGAGGCTCAATACTTCTAGCGTCGAAGGCTAGAGGCTTCGTTGAACGGCAATCTTACATCATGCCGCCCATTCCGCCCATGCCTCCCATGCCGCCTGGCATTCCGCCGCCGCCTGGCATGCCTTGACCTTCGTCGTCATCGTCGTCACCTTTAGAAGGCTTGTCAGAAACGATGGCTTCGGTGGTCAGCATAAGTCCGGCTACGGAAGCAGCGTTTTCAAGCGCTGTACGTGTAACTTTAGTCGGATCGATTACACCGGCTTTAATGAGATCTTCGAACTTCTCGGTACGTGCATTGTATCCAAAGGCGTCTTTGCCTTCTTTAACTTTCTGTACCACGATAGATCCTTCGGCACCGGCATTGTCGGCGATGCATCGAAGCGGAGCTTCAAGTGCTCGTCGAATTATGCTGAATCCAACTTCCTGATCAGGATTTTCACCTTTCAGGTCATCAAGGGAACGTTGGGCACGGAGCAGCGCAACGCCACCACCGGCTACGATTCCTTCTTCAACAGCAGCACGGGTTGCGTGCAATGCATCTTCAACGCGGGCTTTCTTCTCTTTCATTTCTACTTCAGAAGCTGCGCCAATATTCAGAACGGCAACACCGCCACTCAGCTTGGCAAGACGCTCCTGCAGTTTTTCACGGTCGTAATCAGAAGTGGTAGAATCAATCTGACCTTTGATCTGATTTACACGGGCTTTGATGTCATCATCTTTGCCTTGACCGCCCACTACAGTAGTAGTGTCTTTATCAATATTTATGCGATCGGCTGTTCCCAGGTAATCCAGGGTAGCATTCTCAAGCTTATAGCCGCGCTCTTCAGAGATCACGGTACCGCCAGTCAGAATAGCAATGTCTTCAAGCATTGCTTTGCGACGATCTCCGAATCCAGGAGCTTTAACAGCAGCAATCTTGAGAGAACCGCGCAGTTTGTTAACAACCAGTGTTGCCAGTGCTTCGCCTTCAACATCTTCAGCGATGATCAGCAGCGGCTTGCCGGTTTGGATAACTTTTTCAAGAATAGGAAGAAGATCCTTCATATTGCTGATCTTCTTGTCGAAAATCAGAATGTAAGGCTCTTCCATTTCTGCGGTCATGTTCTCAGAATTGGTCACGAAGTAAGGTGACAGGTAACCGCGATCGAACTGCATACCTTCAACAGTTTCAAGGTAGGTTTCTGTACCTTTTGCTTCTTCAACAGTAATCACACCGTCTTTACCAACTTTTTCCATAGCATCGGCAATCAGGTTACCGATTGCTTCATCGTTGTTGGCAGAGATAGTACCAATCTGAGCAATCTCTTTCTGGTCACTGATCTCTTTGCTCATCTTCTTGAGCTCCTTAACAATAGCTTCAACGGCAGTATCAATACCGCGCTTCAGCTCCATCGGATTTGCGCCGGCAGTAACATTCTTCAGACCGGTTTGAATGATGGATTGTGCCAGAACGGTAGCAGTAGTTGTTCCGTCACCGGCATTATCGCTGGTTTTAGAAGCAACTTCCTTAACCATTTGAGCTCCCATATTTTCTCG
Encoded here:
- the groL gene encoding chaperonin GroEL (60 kDa chaperone family; promotes refolding of misfolded polypeptides especially under stressful conditions; forms two stacked rings of heptamers to form a barrel-shaped 14mer; ends can be capped by GroES; misfolded proteins enter the barrel where they are refolded when GroES binds) is translated as MSAKLVHYDMEARDALKRGVDKLANAVKVTLGPRGRNVVIEKSFGSPTVTKDGVTVAKEIELSNKRENMGAQMVKEVASKTSDNAGDGTTTATVLAQSIIQTGLKNVTAGANPMELKRGIDTAVEAIVKELKKMSKEISDQKEIAQIGTISANNDEAIGNLIADAMEKVGKDGVITVEEAKGTETYLETVEGMQFDRGYLSPYFVTNSENMTAEMEEPYILIFDKKISNMKDLLPILEKVIQTGKPLLIIAEDVEGEALATLVVNKLRGSLKIAAVKAPGFGDRRKAMLEDIAILTGGTVISEERGYKLENATLDYLGTADRINIDKDTTTVVGGQGKDDDIKARVNQIKGQIDSTTSDYDREKLQERLAKLSGGVAVLNIGAASEVEMKEKKARVEDALHATRAAVEEGIVAGGGVALLRAQRSLDDLKGENPDQEVGFSIIRRALEAPLRCIADNAGAEGSIVVQKVKEGKDAFGYNARTEKFEDLIKAGVIDPTKVTRTALENAASVAGLMLTTEAIVSDKPSKGDDDDDEGQGMPGGGGMPGGMGGMGGMGGMM
- a CDS encoding lytic murein transglycosylase, whose protein sequence is MIFNKENGFLSIFLILLLLSLNLNESKAGPFSKTLPDGTLSLQDSLTYAKYESNLNSLSDYLNKDGLQISELFKDPRFEIYEEIGDRFRKSAERKSRGIDEYKRILGFDVKSKKIAEFIDANHDQLKKAEETYGIPKYVISAIIGIESDYGRNIGSYNPFNAYVSMYVVDYREDFARAQLKELLEFVQRNDIDVFELKSSYAGAMSYGQFIPYSINKWFVGDDIFDMNNNIMSVANYLAYFKERTGSLEKAVLRYNPSSLYTRAVLDLAKEAEKGFTAGQ